From a single Arachis hypogaea cultivar Tifrunner chromosome 3, arahy.Tifrunner.gnm2.J5K5, whole genome shotgun sequence genomic region:
- the LOC112790726 gene encoding bidirectional sugar transporter SWEET4 has protein sequence MTAAASAEIARTVVGILGNIISAFLFLSPVPTFVAIWKRGSVEQYSPAPYLATLANCMVWTLYGLPMVHPHSLLVVTINGSGCVIEIIYITLFLMYCERSKRLKVFMWLMVELIFITVLSLITLTLLHNLNRRSQLVGSTCIVFNILMYASPLAVMKLVVKTKSVEYMPLSISLASFGNGVAWTTYALIRFDPFMTVPNGLGTLLSAAQLILYATYYKSTKQQLAARKANGEVNLSQVEVRDGGQESKPNYSS, from the exons ATGACTGCAGCAGCTTCAGCAGAAATTGCAAGAACTGTTGTCGGCATCTTAG GAAACATAATTTCTGCCTTCCTGTTCTTGTCCCCAGT ACCAACTTTTGTCGCTATATGGAAGAGAGGTTCGGTGGAGCAGTATTCTCCTGCGCCATACCTAGCGACGTTAGCGAACTGCATGGTTTGGACCCTCTACGGGCTACCTATGGTGCACCCACACAGCCTGCTGGTCGTGACCATCAACGGCTCAGGTTGCGTGATCGAGATCATCTACATCACCCTTTTCTTGATGTACTGCGAACGCAGCAAGAGGCTCAAGGTTTTCATGTGGCTCATGGTGGAACTCATTTTCATTACGGTTCTCTCCCTCATCACGTTAACCCTGCTTCACAACCTCAACAGACGCTCTCAGCTTGTCGGATCCACATGCATTGTCTTCAACATTTTGATGTATGCTTCCCCCTTGGCCGTTATG AAACTGGTGGTCAAGACCAAAAGCGTTGAATACATGCCCCTTTCCATCTCTCTGGCGTCCTTTGGGAACGGTGTGGCTTGGACCACTTATGCTCTCATTCGTTTCGATCCATTCATGACT GTACCAAATGGACTTGGCACATTGCTATCGGCGGCGCAGCTTATTCTCTATGCCACGTATTATAAGTCAACCAAGCAGCAATTAGCAGCAAGGAAAGCCAACGGGGAGGTGAACCTTTCGCAGGTGGAGGTTCGTGATGGCGGCCAAGAATCCAAGCCTAATTATTCATCGTGA
- the LOC112790725 gene encoding uncharacterized protein has translation MEESKRWSVTYTKHIKQKRKLYLDGFLHLQISTNKVALYDEFEKLLVCRILKTEETVASGETLEFNGYLVDIGDPEGRPHNKPHSDPKLPTKHKTASIIFRTPTVTNTKINANGNTAQTRKPLSPSQRLIKEFKKRELLKYGSPEISSETTKPSSTEWQVLYTTHLTQKAKKYHDGFLRLVIHGSRGGQIMLFDESRKLLDSRFLRKDDVIRPGESVSFDAYLIDIGECQGNKKPDCSAKGENLTNVDSTEKVDRRHISLDNETNLAVGKREWQVLYTAQLTKKAKKYHDGFLELEFCGSRGRQVVLYDLSKRPLERRFLKKDEVVRSGESLKFDGHLVEVGEPDGSHQSPMNEQETDSNTVVQRRILRHGQNDLLKVNLPVSKGQPPSKSCIEQVASMNCLFPGKEDMKSERTVLPVKALRDANQILSILQYPTPQESSVIGGQSSHGSCLHTVDCGSTGTVKSLDSSFSKGNAKIMPQQTSSDHVIINESESPKDESFPSFDLGF, from the exons ATGGAAGAGTCGAAACGATGGTCGGTGACTTACACAAAGCACATCAAACAGAAACGCAAGCTCTACCTCGATGGATTCCTTCACCTCCAAATCTCCACCAACAAG GTGGCGCTTTACGATGAGTTCGAGAAACTCTTGGTGTGCAGGATCTTGAAGACAGAGGAAACCGTTGCCTCTGGTGAGACTTTGGAGTTCAATGGCTACCTTGTCGACATTGGCGATCCTGAGGGCCGGCCACACAACAAGCCCCATTCTGACCCCAAGCTTCCTACAAAACACAAGACTGCTTCAATAATATTCAGGACTCCTACCGTTACGAACACCAAAATCAATGCGAATGGGAACACTGCACAAACACGGAAGCCTCTCAGTCCATCTCAACGACTTATCAAAG AATTTAAGAAGAGAGAGCTGTTGAAGTATGGGTCACCAGAGATCAGTTCGGAAACAACAAAACCTAGCTCAACAG AGTGGCAGGTGCTATACACTACACATCTAACTCAGAAAGCAAAGAAGTACCATGATGGATTTTTACGGCTAGTTATCCATGGGTCTCGTGGAGGACAG ATTATGCTGTTTGATGAAAGCAGGAAACTCTTAGACAGCAGGTTCTTAAGGAAAGATGATGTGATTAGACCTGGTGAATCAGTTTCGTTTGATGCATATTTGATCGACATTGGTGAGTGTCAAGGAAATAAGAAACCAGATTGTAGTGCTAAAGGAGAGAATTTAACTAATGTTGATAGCACAGAGAAGGTGGACAGGCGGCATATTTCTCTTGATAATGAAACCAATTTAGCTGTTGGAAAAAGGG AATGGCAGGTCCTATATACAGCACAATTAACAAAAAAGGCCAAGAAGTATCATGATGGTTTTTTGGAACTTGAATTTTGTGGATCTCGTGGGAGGCAG GTTGTTTTATATGATTTAAGCAAAAGACCTTTAGAACGAAGGTTCCTAAAGAAAGATGAAGTTGTAAGATCCGGTGAATCATTAAAGTTTGATGGACATTTAGTTGAAGTTGGAGAACCTGACGGAAGCCATCAATCTCCGATGAATGAGCAAGAGACTGATAGTAATACTGTTGTTCAGAGAAGAATACTAAGACATGGACAAAATGACCTTCTCAAGGTCAATCTACCTGTTTCTAAAG GACAACCTCCAAGTAAGTCTTGTATTGAGCAAGTTGCAAGCATGAACTGTCTCTTTCCAGGGAAAGAAGATATGAAGTCAGAGAGGACAGTCTTACCAGTTAAGGCTTTACGTGATG CCAATCAAATATTGTCCATTTTACAATATCCTACGCCTCAGGAGAGCTCCGTCATAG GTGGCCAATCAAGCCATGGGTCATGCCTCCATACTGTGGACTGCGGATCAACTGGGACTGTGAAATCCCTCGATTCTTCGTTTTCTAAAGGCAA TGCCAAAATAATGCCCCAACAG ACTTCGAGTGATCACgtcatcatcaatgaaagtgaAAGTCCTAAGGATGAATCGTTCCCAAGCTTTGACCTTGGATTTTAA
- the LOC112790724 gene encoding small ribosomal subunit protein bS6c: MASSISLSILLCPPSNSLSTSLSPSHKPPFLQKRTQLSGFPLRAQTLDFSGSFFEGAGFGSEDDPITPGPGFTATEPKEEPQCPPGLRQYETMAVLRPDMSEDERLSLTQKYEELLVAGGAMYVEVFNRGVIPLAYSIRRKNRAGESNTYLDGIYLLFTYFTKPESITILEDTLLADDNVIRSSTFKIRKRKY, from the exons ATGGCGTCCTCTATTTCTCTGTCCATTCTACTATGCCCCCCCTCCAACTCTCTCTCCACTTCCCTATCTCCTTCACACAAGCCTCCCTTTCTCCAAAAGAGAACCCAATTATCCGGGTTCCCTCTCAGAGCCCAAACCCTCGACTTCTCTGGCTCGTTCTTCGAAGGCGCTGGATTCGGGTCCGAGGACGACCCCATCACTCCCGGGCCTGGCTTTACAGCTACCGAACCTAAGGAGGAACCCCAGTGCCCACCCGGACTCAGGCAATACGAAACTATGGCGGTTTTGAGGCCTGACATGTCCGAGGATGAGAGACTTTCACTCACCCAGAAGTACGAGGAG CTGCTTGTTGCTGGGGGTGCCATGTATGTGGAAGTATTTAACAGAGGAGTAATTCCACTTGCATATAGCATAAGGAGGAAAAACAGAGCTGGAGAGTCCAACACTTACTTGGATGGTATCTATCTTCTCTTCACCTACTTCACCAAGCCTGAATCCATTACCATTCTTGAGGACACACTCCTCGCTGATGACAATGTCATCCGTTCATCCACTTTCAAAATTAGGAAAAGGAAATATTAG
- the LOC112790723 gene encoding probable E3 ubiquitin-protein ligase RHA4A has translation MGVSQTEIPTASPHMYPQELQLKLYQAFIFSIPILFSIILVLLFYLFYLKRRASSLSSPPLHLLPTIPDPQTAPYPYPSSPYRLDLTLQFLDKLPRILFDEELRSRDSLCCVCLGEFEVKEEVLQIPYCKHVFHIECIHNWLRSNSTCPLCRCSIIPTTTKFILNNPPVLPPQHQGGSPSHVIVSLPPPRPEHEPAAASSINTT, from the exons ATGGGTGTTTCACAAACAGAAATTCCAACGGCGTCTCCACATATGTATCCTCAGGAGCTTCAGTTAAAGCTGTACCAGGCCTTCATTTTCTCGATTCCAATACTGTTCTCCATAATTCTGGTTCTCCTATTCTACTTGTTCTACCTCAAGAGAAGggcttcctctctctcttctcctccCCTTCACTTACTTCCTACAATTCCCGATCCTCAAACTGCTCCCTACCCTTATCCTTCTTCG CCATACCGTTTAGATCTGACGCTGCAATTTCTGGACAAACTTCCAAGAATTTTATTTGATGAGGAACTGAGATCGAGGGACTCGTT ATGCTGTGTATGTCTTGGAGAATTTGAGGTAAAAGAGGAGGTTCTACAGATTCCATATTGCAAGCATGTGTTTCACATAGAATGCATACACAACTGGCTTCGATCAAACTCCACATGCCCACTATGTagatgctccatcatccccaccaCCACCAAGTTCATTCTCAACAATCCTCCAGTCCTACCACCGCAGCACCAAGGTGGCTCGCCATCACACGTCATCGTATCTTTGCCTCCTCCTCGACCAGAACATGAACCCGCTGCTGCTTCCTCAATAAACACAACTTAA